The following coding sequences lie in one Frondihabitans peucedani genomic window:
- a CDS encoding methylated-DNA--[protein]-cysteine S-methyltransferase: MSYTVIESPIGDLTLVADDDTSALRALYMVEHRHAPGVETFAERLAGSGARRVFGQVTRQLDEYFAGDREAFDLPLAPVGTAFQLAVWQQLRAIPFGQTRTYGEIAAGLGNPKAVRAVGLANGRNPLSIVVPCHRVIGASGAMTGFGGGVERKEYLLRLEGALRGGVVSSGAAPLSLFA, from the coding sequence ATGAGCTACACCGTCATCGAGTCGCCCATCGGCGATCTCACCCTCGTCGCCGACGACGACACCTCGGCCCTCCGCGCCCTCTACATGGTCGAGCACCGGCACGCGCCCGGGGTCGAGACCTTCGCCGAGCGGCTCGCAGGATCGGGGGCCCGACGGGTCTTCGGCCAGGTCACCCGCCAGCTCGACGAGTACTTCGCCGGCGACCGCGAGGCGTTCGACCTGCCGCTCGCCCCGGTCGGCACCGCCTTCCAGCTCGCCGTCTGGCAGCAGCTGCGCGCGATCCCGTTCGGGCAGACCCGCACCTACGGCGAGATCGCCGCGGGGCTCGGCAACCCGAAGGCCGTGCGCGCCGTGGGCCTCGCCAACGGCCGCAACCCGCTCAGCATCGTGGTGCCGTGCCACCGCGTCATCGGAGCCAGCGGCGCGATGACGGGCTTCGGCGGAGGTGTCGAGCGCAAGGAGTACCTGCTCCGGCTGGAGGGCGCCCTGCGGGGTGGTGTGGTGTCGTCGGGTGCGGCGCCGCTGTCGCTCTTTGCCTAG
- a CDS encoding AtzH-like domain-containing protein, with protein MTTDRVTTDRVTTVEGDLPERLLEAFDAYERALADNDQEALADAFEPGHLTLRADGAGLLVGHEAITAFRGRRKSAPARRIEQLHVRVVDPATALIVSVNAPVGGGRGVVTQLWRRTAGDGDVYGVWRIASAQVQAPAPIFDTRIWRVVGAPLVATTVEVSPDDDPDAVRETAPLLGETVAVKDLFAVSGVRVGAGVPAYLEEQSDQEFHAPAVQALLDAGASVLGIAQTDEFAFSIAGRNSAYGTPPNGAVPGAISGGSTSGPASAVALGHASIGLGTDTGGSIRVPASYQGLWGLRTSHGAVRRTDLLPLAPSFDTVGWLTRDADLLARVAAATLSGPAATSSPLQHDVAPSIVLDPGVVASVSADVAAAFRDRLDQLAAVGALRPPESIALGDLAHLYELFRVLQAAEAWRSHGEWITAHPGALAPDVEARFAFGRSIDPDREAQARNELAVQRDHLDRMLDGRILLLPSASSAAPSLSATPAEFDALRSRTLGLTCIAGIGGYPAVSAPLLRVPGGPVGLCLVGPRGSDLALVGVAAGLAAAASA; from the coding sequence GTGACGACGGACCGCGTGACGACGGACCGCGTGACGACGGTGGAGGGCGACCTGCCCGAGCGGCTGCTGGAGGCGTTCGACGCCTACGAGCGGGCCCTCGCCGACAACGACCAGGAGGCGCTCGCCGACGCGTTCGAGCCCGGCCACCTGACGCTCCGCGCCGACGGAGCCGGCCTGCTCGTCGGGCACGAGGCCATCACGGCGTTCCGTGGGCGGCGGAAGTCCGCGCCCGCGAGACGGATCGAGCAGCTCCACGTGAGGGTCGTCGATCCTGCGACCGCTCTGATCGTGTCGGTGAACGCGCCCGTCGGCGGCGGCCGCGGTGTCGTGACCCAGCTCTGGCGCCGCACGGCCGGCGACGGCGACGTCTACGGCGTCTGGCGGATCGCGTCGGCGCAGGTGCAGGCTCCGGCCCCGATCTTCGACACGCGGATCTGGCGCGTCGTCGGGGCGCCGCTCGTCGCCACGACGGTCGAGGTGTCGCCCGACGACGATCCTGATGCGGTCCGCGAGACAGCGCCGCTCCTCGGCGAGACCGTCGCGGTCAAAGACCTCTTCGCCGTCTCCGGGGTCCGGGTCGGCGCCGGGGTCCCGGCCTACCTCGAGGAGCAGTCCGACCAGGAGTTCCACGCCCCGGCCGTGCAGGCCCTCCTCGACGCGGGCGCCTCCGTGCTCGGCATCGCGCAGACCGACGAGTTCGCCTTCAGCATCGCCGGCCGGAACTCCGCCTACGGCACGCCGCCCAACGGGGCCGTCCCCGGGGCGATCTCCGGCGGCTCGACCAGCGGCCCCGCGTCGGCGGTCGCCCTCGGTCACGCCAGCATCGGCCTCGGCACCGACACCGGCGGCTCGATCCGGGTCCCGGCCTCGTACCAGGGCCTCTGGGGCCTCCGCACCTCGCACGGCGCCGTGCGCCGGACCGACCTCCTGCCGCTCGCGCCCTCCTTCGACACGGTCGGCTGGCTCACCCGCGACGCCGACCTGCTGGCCCGCGTCGCCGCCGCGACCCTCAGCGGCCCGGCCGCCACGTCGTCGCCGCTGCAGCACGACGTCGCCCCGTCGATCGTCCTCGACCCGGGCGTCGTCGCGTCCGTCTCGGCCGACGTCGCCGCGGCGTTCCGCGACCGGCTCGACCAGCTCGCGGCCGTCGGCGCCCTGCGCCCGCCGGAGTCGATCGCGCTCGGCGACCTCGCGCACCTCTACGAGCTGTTCCGCGTGCTGCAGGCTGCCGAGGCGTGGCGGTCGCACGGCGAGTGGATCACCGCGCACCCCGGAGCCCTCGCGCCCGACGTCGAGGCGAGGTTCGCGTTCGGACGCAGCATCGACCCCGACCGGGAGGCCCAGGCGCGGAACGAGCTCGCCGTGCAGCGCGATCACCTCGACCGGATGCTGGACGGCAGGATCCTGCTGCTCCCCAGCGCCTCGTCGGCGGCCCCGTCGCTCTCGGCCACGCCCGCGGAGTTCGACGCCCTGCGCTCCAGGACGCTCGGGCTCACCTGCATCGCGGGCATCGGGGGCTACCCCGCGGTGTCGGCGCCACTGCTGCGGGTGCCCGGCGGCCCGGTCGGCCTCTGCCTCGTCGGGCCGCGCGGCTCGGACCTCGCGCTCGTCGGTGTCGCTGCCGGGCTCGCTGCTGCTGCTTCCGCCTGA
- a CDS encoding acetamidase/formamidase family protein, which translates to MILETGTVLQPGSGPIPAPLYLPASEANTLWGWLPCETDRAVLTIDPGDVVTIDTVSHEGILDDQGRDPVAYFARHGVPAEAVLDDAVAIAASEGRRDPAVDGPHGVTGPIAVRGAEPGDVLTMTVLEATPRVPYGVISNRHGRGALAGELPRGELGLSVSVFASVEDDPSGGGLVGRLPRTPGGPVSVSFPLRPFLGIMGVAVAGPERPHSVPPGSHGGNIDINLLVAGTSLHLPVQVPGALAYVGDPHFAQGDGEVALTAMEASLRATIRFDLVKRQDARALFGEISGPLAETADYLVPTGLDEDLDVAVQKCVRAALDLLEARFGMEESLGYAYLSAATDFDISQVVDLVKGVHARIRVSDFDE; encoded by the coding sequence ATGATCCTCGAGACGGGAACCGTCCTGCAGCCGGGGAGCGGCCCCATCCCGGCTCCTCTCTACCTGCCCGCGAGCGAGGCCAACACGCTCTGGGGCTGGCTGCCCTGCGAGACCGACCGGGCCGTCCTGACCATCGACCCGGGCGACGTCGTCACGATCGACACGGTCAGCCACGAGGGGATCCTCGACGACCAGGGGCGCGACCCGGTCGCCTACTTCGCGCGGCACGGGGTCCCGGCAGAGGCCGTGCTCGACGACGCCGTCGCGATCGCGGCCTCGGAGGGGCGCCGCGATCCTGCCGTCGACGGCCCTCACGGCGTCACCGGGCCGATCGCCGTCCGCGGAGCCGAGCCCGGCGACGTCCTCACCATGACCGTCCTCGAGGCGACGCCCCGGGTGCCGTACGGGGTCATCTCGAACCGCCACGGGAGGGGTGCGCTCGCCGGAGAGCTGCCGCGCGGCGAGCTCGGGCTGAGCGTCAGCGTCTTCGCGAGCGTCGAGGACGACCCGTCGGGCGGAGGGCTCGTCGGCCGTCTGCCGCGGACGCCCGGCGGGCCGGTCTCGGTCAGCTTCCCGCTGCGGCCGTTCCTCGGCATCATGGGCGTCGCCGTCGCGGGCCCCGAGCGGCCGCACTCGGTGCCGCCCGGCTCCCACGGCGGCAACATCGACATCAACCTCCTGGTGGCCGGGACCTCGCTCCATCTGCCGGTCCAGGTGCCGGGCGCTCTGGCGTACGTCGGCGACCCGCACTTCGCGCAGGGCGACGGGGAGGTCGCTCTCACGGCGATGGAGGCGTCGCTCCGCGCGACCATCCGCTTCGACCTCGTGAAGCGGCAGGATGCCAGGGCCCTGTTCGGAGAGATCAGTGGCCCGCTCGCGGAGACGGCCGACTACCTCGTCCCGACCGGGCTCGACGAAGACCTCGACGTCGCCGTGCAGAAGTGCGTCCGCGCCGCGCTCGACCTCCTCGAGGCCCGCTTCGGCATGGAGGAGAGCCTCGGCTACGCGTACCTGTCGGCCGCGACCGACTTCGACATCTCGCAGGTGGTCGACCTCGTGAAGGGCGTCCACGCGCGCATCCGGGTGAGTGACTTCGATGAGTGA
- a CDS encoding alpha/beta hydrolase has translation MSETHDVVTADGRILRVHDSGELPAGAGTVVWHTGSPQTGALLTPVLEACAARGLRLVSYGRPGYGGSTANLRRNVASAAPDVEAIVDALGIRHFFSVGASGGGPHALACAALLPDRVTGVATLAGIAPFTDEYDWFAGMQAPSALRAALVSPEAREEFAKVDDFDPECFLPVDYDTLREEWASLGEDSGRAGAAGSRGLIDDDVAFVAPWGFDLGRVTAPAIVAQGGLDRVVPASHGIWLHDHVPGSEFWERPDAGHISILRLLPEVLDRLVEWA, from the coding sequence ATGAGCGAGACGCACGACGTGGTGACGGCCGACGGACGGATCCTGCGGGTCCACGACAGCGGCGAGCTGCCCGCGGGGGCCGGCACCGTCGTCTGGCACACCGGGTCGCCGCAGACGGGCGCGCTGCTCACACCCGTGCTCGAGGCCTGCGCCGCACGGGGGCTCCGGCTCGTCTCGTACGGCCGCCCTGGCTACGGCGGCTCGACCGCGAACCTCCGCCGGAACGTCGCCTCCGCGGCCCCCGACGTCGAGGCGATCGTCGACGCGCTCGGCATCCGCCACTTCTTCAGCGTCGGTGCGTCCGGCGGCGGCCCGCACGCCCTCGCCTGCGCCGCCCTCCTGCCCGACCGGGTCACGGGCGTCGCGACCCTCGCCGGGATCGCCCCGTTCACCGACGAGTACGACTGGTTCGCCGGCATGCAGGCGCCGAGCGCCCTCCGCGCCGCCCTCGTGAGCCCGGAGGCCCGCGAGGAGTTCGCGAAGGTCGACGACTTCGACCCCGAGTGCTTCCTGCCCGTCGACTACGACACCCTCCGGGAGGAGTGGGCGTCGCTCGGGGAGGACTCCGGCAGGGCAGGGGCAGCAGGATCCCGCGGCCTGATCGACGACGACGTCGCCTTCGTCGCGCCGTGGGGGTTCGACCTCGGCCGAGTCACCGCCCCCGCGATCGTCGCCCAGGGCGGCCTCGACCGCGTGGTGCCGGCCTCGCACGGCATCTGGCTGCACGACCACGTGCCCGGCTCGGAGTTCTGGGAGCGCCCCGACGCCGGCCACATCTCGATCCTGCGGCTGCTTCCGGAGGTGCTCGACCGTCTCGTCGAGTGGGCCTGA
- a CDS encoding DUF1992 domain-containing protein → MADSDGTDRAPRRPAPARREEVVRDTARRDPSLAAARYRLDRENAADRHAEAQEERRAPTAAELRSIAKTQLDLAIERGDFDNLPLAGKPLPNLTSGTHDPDWWIKAKIEREGLSGVAPPALSLRTENERLDALLDTMTTEASVRATVADFNGRIIEARRQLTGGPPVVTPTRDPDVEVRRWQDRRAVRRAEAERAAAEIAAQQPPTRRERRRQARAAKASRAARRRRG, encoded by the coding sequence ATGGCCGACAGCGACGGCACCGACCGAGCCCCTCGCCGACCCGCTCCCGCACGCCGCGAGGAGGTCGTCCGCGACACCGCGCGCCGCGACCCGTCCCTCGCTGCCGCGCGCTACCGGCTCGACCGCGAGAACGCGGCCGACCGTCACGCCGAGGCGCAGGAGGAGCGGCGCGCACCGACCGCAGCGGAGCTCCGCTCGATCGCCAAGACGCAGCTCGACCTCGCCATCGAGCGGGGCGACTTCGACAACCTCCCACTGGCGGGCAAGCCGCTCCCGAACCTCACATCCGGCACGCACGACCCCGACTGGTGGATCAAGGCGAAGATCGAGCGCGAGGGCCTCTCCGGCGTCGCGCCGCCCGCCCTGTCGCTGCGCACCGAGAACGAGCGCCTCGACGCCCTCCTCGACACGATGACGACCGAGGCGTCGGTCCGCGCCACGGTCGCCGACTTCAACGGCCGCATCATCGAGGCCCGCCGGCAGCTGACCGGCGGACCGCCGGTGGTGACGCCGACGCGCGACCCCGACGTCGAGGTGCGGCGATGGCAGGATCGGCGGGCGGTGCGCCGAGCCGAGGCCGAGCGCGCCGCCGCCGAGATCGCAGCCCAGCAGCCGCCGACCCGGCGGGAGCGTCGCCGCCAGGCGCGGGCCGCGAAGGCGAGCCGGGCCGCCCGTCGCAGACGCGGCTGA
- a CDS encoding AI-2E family transporter, protein MRFPGFKNSDAAGAGRAAGAGRPAAGQAGSPQTVAPAGGTAVADPRAAAGAGVLRADDTVTNGMKIAGAWGWRILVVAGCIALFIFLIETLAEIVIPFLIALLISALLKPAVTALERHRWPKWLAIVVTLLGAIVIFGGLILLVVAQVRAGLPALEKESVSSFKSVQAFLAAPPFNLTTTDYQSYIDQATKALQDSSKSLLSGAAAVGLGSVHFVADGLLTIFATIFMMIDGEGVWKWVVRLFPRRARRAVDGAGQAGWHTLTTFVRVQIFVAAVDGLGVGLFAFFLGLPLAVPIGVLVFLASFIPVVGAIVSGAFAVVIALVFIGPIQALIMLGGVIIVHLLEAHVLQPLVMGNAVKVHPLAVVFAVAGGSYIAGIPGALFAVPTIAVINVMVTFVARGRWRTESKAAAEDDAEDEVVPDTKPARA, encoded by the coding sequence ATGAGATTCCCCGGATTCAAGAACAGCGACGCGGCGGGCGCAGGCCGCGCCGCCGGAGCAGGTCGGCCTGCGGCCGGCCAGGCGGGCTCCCCGCAGACCGTGGCACCGGCGGGCGGCACGGCCGTCGCCGATCCGCGCGCGGCAGCGGGTGCGGGCGTGCTCCGCGCCGACGACACCGTGACCAACGGCATGAAGATCGCGGGAGCGTGGGGCTGGCGGATCCTGGTCGTCGCCGGCTGCATCGCCCTCTTCATCTTCCTGATCGAGACGCTCGCCGAGATCGTCATCCCGTTCCTGATCGCGCTCCTCATCTCGGCGCTGCTCAAGCCCGCCGTGACGGCGCTCGAGAGGCACCGCTGGCCGAAGTGGCTCGCCATCGTCGTGACGCTCCTCGGCGCGATCGTGATCTTCGGCGGGCTGATCCTGCTCGTCGTCGCGCAGGTCCGGGCCGGGCTCCCCGCGCTCGAGAAGGAGTCGGTGTCGTCGTTCAAGTCGGTGCAGGCGTTCCTCGCGGCGCCGCCGTTCAACCTGACCACGACCGACTACCAGTCGTACATCGACCAGGCCACCAAGGCCCTTCAGGACAGCAGCAAGTCGCTCCTCTCGGGCGCCGCCGCGGTCGGCCTCGGCAGCGTGCACTTCGTCGCCGACGGCCTGCTGACGATCTTCGCGACCATCTTCATGATGATCGACGGCGAGGGCGTCTGGAAGTGGGTCGTCCGGCTGTTCCCGCGCCGCGCCCGTCGCGCCGTCGACGGAGCCGGTCAGGCAGGATGGCACACGCTCACCACCTTCGTCCGGGTCCAGATCTTCGTGGCCGCGGTCGACGGCCTCGGCGTCGGGCTGTTCGCGTTCTTCCTCGGGCTCCCGCTGGCCGTGCCGATCGGCGTGCTCGTCTTCCTCGCGTCGTTCATCCCCGTCGTCGGAGCCATCGTGTCCGGCGCCTTCGCGGTCGTCATCGCGCTCGTCTTCATCGGACCGATCCAGGCGCTGATCATGCTCGGCGGCGTCATCATCGTGCACCTACTCGAGGCGCATGTGCTGCAGCCGCTCGTCATGGGCAACGCCGTGAAGGTCCACCCGCTCGCGGTCGTCTTCGCCGTGGCCGGCGGCTCCTACATCGCCGGCATCCCCGGTGCGCTTTTCGCCGTTCCGACGATCGCCGTCATCAACGTGATGGTCACCTTCGTGGCCCGCGGCAGGTGGCGGACCGAGTCGAAGGCCGCCGCGGAGGACGACGCCGAGGACGAGGTGGTCCCGGACACGAAGCCCGCCCGCGCCTGA
- a CDS encoding PaaI family thioesterase, protein MSDESAGSTPARTKTVTWSDPAISAEAARSMSGLDFMHALVDGTLPPPPILALMNLEAATAETGEVTFYCTPDESHYNPIGTVHGGFVCTVLDSVLGCAVQTTLPAGTGYTSLEIKVNYLRPLSTSSGRLTAIGRVTKPGRRAAFAEGEVRDAEGRLVATASSTLLVFAV, encoded by the coding sequence ATGAGCGACGAGAGCGCAGGATCGACCCCCGCCCGCACGAAGACCGTCACCTGGAGTGATCCTGCGATCTCGGCGGAGGCTGCCCGCAGCATGTCGGGGCTCGACTTCATGCACGCGCTGGTCGACGGGACGCTGCCGCCGCCGCCGATCCTGGCGCTCATGAACCTCGAGGCCGCTACGGCCGAGACCGGCGAGGTGACGTTCTACTGCACGCCCGACGAGTCGCACTACAACCCGATCGGGACGGTCCACGGCGGCTTCGTGTGCACGGTGCTCGACTCCGTCCTGGGCTGCGCGGTCCAGACGACACTGCCGGCCGGGACCGGCTACACGTCGCTCGAGATCAAGGTCAACTACCTCCGGCCGCTCTCCACGTCGAGCGGAAGGCTGACAGCGATCGGACGCGTCACGAAGCCCGGACGTCGGGCGGCCTTCGCGGAGGGCGAGGTCCGCGACGCCGAGGGTCGCCTCGTCGCCACCGCGTCGAGCACGCTGCTCGTCTTCGCCGTCTGA
- a CDS encoding VOC family protein: protein MASRIGELVLGCRDPELLARFWCEVLDFVVLDREDDGSLEIGPPSGFGGAQATIILSRREVPEPGKSRLHIDVNPVDRDQADELERLLALGARPADIGQSGDEQWHVLQDPEGNEFCLLRARLKPLDQPA from the coding sequence ATGGCCTCCCGCATCGGTGAACTCGTCCTCGGCTGCCGCGATCCCGAGCTCCTCGCCCGCTTCTGGTGCGAGGTGCTCGACTTCGTCGTCCTCGACCGCGAAGACGACGGCAGCCTCGAGATCGGGCCGCCGTCGGGCTTCGGGGGCGCGCAGGCGACCATCATCCTGAGCCGGCGCGAAGTCCCCGAGCCCGGCAAATCGAGGCTCCACATCGACGTGAACCCGGTCGACCGCGACCAGGCCGACGAGCTCGAGCGGCTCCTCGCGCTCGGTGCGCGCCCGGCCGACATCGGACAGTCCGGCGACGAGCAGTGGCATGTGCTCCAGGATCCCGAGGGCAACGAGTTCTGCCTCCTGCGCGCGAGGCTCAAGCCGCTCGACCAGCCCGCCTGA
- a CDS encoding gamma-glutamyl-gamma-aminobutyrate hydrolase family protein gives MPDAVPTPRPRLLVVDVSDRERADPAYGAELRELSASVVRAAAEAGFDVARTASDVGPLTGATDDADVIVLTGGEDVDPALYGGAADYPGREELFTDADQAQAALVRDAVESGTPLIGICRGMQLINVALGGDLVQHLHDGGHVPEGAGMLAHEVAIEPDSRLAASLDATRITVQSSHHQAVDRPGRGLRVVARADDGTVEAVEHETAPLWAVQWHPEAAGSRGSVLADLLRAAADAVAPASAGQPASVVRGYSPKRAT, from the coding sequence ATGCCCGACGCCGTCCCCACGCCCCGCCCGCGCCTCCTCGTCGTCGACGTCAGCGACCGGGAGCGCGCCGACCCCGCCTACGGGGCCGAGCTCCGCGAGCTGAGCGCGAGCGTGGTCCGGGCGGCGGCCGAGGCCGGCTTCGACGTCGCTCGCACCGCGTCGGACGTCGGGCCGCTGACCGGAGCCACGGACGACGCCGACGTCATCGTGCTGACCGGGGGCGAGGACGTCGATCCTGCGCTCTACGGCGGCGCAGCCGACTACCCGGGCCGCGAGGAGCTGTTCACCGACGCCGACCAAGCGCAGGCCGCCCTCGTTCGCGATGCCGTGGAGTCGGGCACCCCGCTGATCGGCATCTGCCGCGGCATGCAGCTGATCAACGTGGCGCTCGGCGGCGACCTCGTGCAGCACCTCCACGACGGCGGACACGTGCCCGAGGGGGCCGGGATGCTCGCGCACGAGGTCGCGATCGAGCCTGACAGCCGCCTTGCCGCGAGCCTCGATGCGACCCGGATCACCGTACAGAGCTCTCACCACCAGGCCGTCGACCGGCCGGGCCGCGGGCTCCGGGTCGTCGCTCGCGCCGACGACGGCACGGTCGAGGCGGTCGAGCACGAGACGGCGCCGCTGTGGGCGGTGCAGTGGCACCCGGAAGCCGCAGGATCCCGCGGCAGCGTCCTCGCCGACCTGCTCCGCGCGGCCGCCGATGCCGTGGCCCCCGCCTCGGCGGGTCAGCCTGCGAGCGTGGTGCGGGGGTATTCGCCGAAGCGGGCGACGTAG
- a CDS encoding DNA-3-methyladenine glycosylase 2 family protein, translated as MELDETQCRGAVRSRDARFDGIFYTAVLSTGIYCRPSCPARTPREENMVFHRSAASAQAAGFRACKRCRPDATPGSPEWNVRSDTVARAMRLIGDGVVDREGVPSLAATLGYSVRQVERLLCDELGAGPLALAQVQRAQSARTLIEATAMPMSDVAYAAGFSSIRAFNDVIRATYAASPSELRASAGSSGDPRDGGVPRSGVISLRLAFRQPLEPSNLLGHLIATGVPGVEEFRDGAYRATLALPRGWGIVAVRRPVGSAFPVTLRLTDVRDLSAAVSRVRRLLDLDADPVAVGEGLGRDEHLRPLIERAPGRRVPRILDPAAFALRAVLGQQVSTAAARTHAARLVAALGEPVVDPDGGLTHLFPTAEAVVAAASEPAVLPGAAPGSTRLDEILRMPASRRRTVLTMATALADDTVRLDAGADWADVRRSLLALPGIGPWTVETIAMRALGDPDAFVGSDLGVLKAAGALGLPSTHPALERVTGAWSPWRAYAVQYLWAESPHAVNSIPDGDVVLPVAPDSGARP; from the coding sequence ATGGAGCTCGACGAGACGCAGTGCCGCGGGGCGGTCAGGAGCCGCGACGCGCGCTTCGACGGCATCTTCTACACGGCCGTCCTGTCGACCGGCATCTACTGCCGGCCTAGCTGCCCGGCCCGCACTCCGCGCGAAGAGAACATGGTCTTCCACCGGTCGGCGGCCTCGGCTCAGGCGGCGGGCTTCCGGGCCTGCAAGCGGTGCCGGCCCGACGCGACGCCGGGCTCGCCCGAGTGGAACGTCCGCTCCGACACGGTGGCCCGGGCGATGCGCCTCATCGGCGACGGCGTGGTCGACCGCGAGGGCGTGCCGAGCCTCGCCGCCACCCTCGGCTACAGCGTCCGCCAGGTCGAGCGCCTCCTGTGCGACGAGCTCGGTGCCGGCCCGCTCGCTCTGGCCCAGGTGCAGCGCGCCCAGTCGGCCCGCACCCTGATCGAGGCCACGGCGATGCCGATGAGCGACGTCGCGTACGCCGCCGGATTCTCGTCGATCCGCGCCTTCAACGATGTGATCCGGGCCACCTACGCGGCGTCGCCGAGCGAGCTGAGGGCGAGCGCAGGATCGAGCGGCGACCCCCGCGACGGCGGCGTCCCCCGCTCCGGAGTCATCTCGCTCCGCCTCGCCTTCCGCCAGCCGCTCGAGCCCTCCAACCTGCTCGGCCACCTCATCGCGACGGGCGTCCCCGGCGTCGAGGAGTTCCGCGACGGCGCCTACCGCGCCACCCTGGCCCTCCCGCGCGGCTGGGGGATCGTCGCCGTGCGGCGGCCCGTCGGCTCGGCGTTCCCCGTCACCCTGCGGCTCACCGACGTCCGCGACCTCTCCGCCGCGGTCAGCAGGGTCCGGCGCCTGCTCGACCTCGACGCCGACCCCGTGGCCGTCGGCGAGGGCCTCGGTCGCGACGAGCACCTCCGGCCGCTGATCGAGCGGGCCCCCGGGCGGCGCGTGCCCCGGATCCTCGATCCTGCAGCGTTCGCCCTCCGTGCCGTCCTCGGGCAGCAGGTCTCCACGGCGGCGGCGCGCACCCACGCCGCGCGGCTCGTCGCGGCGCTCGGCGAACCGGTCGTCGACCCCGACGGCGGCCTGACGCACCTGTTCCCGACCGCCGAGGCCGTGGTCGCCGCCGCGTCGGAGCCGGCCGTGCTGCCCGGTGCGGCTCCCGGCTCGACCCGGCTCGACGAGATCCTGCGCATGCCCGCCTCCCGGCGCCGCACGGTGCTCACCATGGCGACCGCGCTCGCCGACGACACCGTCCGGCTCGACGCCGGAGCCGACTGGGCCGACGTGCGCCGTTCGCTGCTGGCTCTGCCCGGCATCGGCCCGTGGACCGTCGAGACCATCGCCATGCGCGCCCTCGGCGATCCCGACGCCTTCGTCGGCAGCGACCTCGGGGTCCTCAAGGCGGCAGGCGCCCTCGGGCTCCCGTCGACGCACCCGGCGCTCGAGCGGGTGACCGGCGCGTGGTCGCCGTGGCGCGCCTACGCCGTGCAGTACCTCTGGGCCGAGAGCCCGCACGCGGTCAACTCGATCCCCGACGGCGACGTGGTGCTGCCCGTCGCCCCCGACTCAGGAGCACGCCCATGA
- a CDS encoding helix-turn-helix domain-containing protein, translated as MTSTSYADLDRELGRPVADDVAVAAGFARAEWTTDDMEEARARLEAVYDGRQFRAKAGPETFAFRFAAAGDESMSLQTGSFLGHIQGVIPWSRDYVLTWFRSGSVTVDHPLGQFTSVGARPFLLPNETSYSFSMTPHRHGIVVMEASFFERIAAERHGRHPQRIVFDHTAVPTDDQLVDWRATLGDVTPVIVNPATPPVERRSAQAALVRAVLDLFPWRAVDVPDAVRTERTRRLRLAVEFVHEHADQQLTAADIAGAADMSVRTLQQVMSDNLGSSPTTYLRDVRLDRVRQDLLSATPASARVSEVARQWGFGNLGRFSSAYVARFGEYPRTTLAG; from the coding sequence GTGACCAGTACCTCCTACGCCGACCTCGACAGAGAGCTCGGCAGACCCGTCGCTGATGATGTCGCGGTCGCGGCCGGCTTCGCGCGAGCAGAGTGGACCACCGACGACATGGAGGAGGCGCGGGCGCGTCTCGAGGCCGTGTACGACGGCCGGCAGTTCCGCGCCAAGGCGGGGCCGGAGACGTTCGCGTTCCGCTTCGCGGCCGCCGGCGACGAGAGCATGAGCCTGCAGACCGGGTCATTCCTCGGGCACATCCAGGGTGTCATCCCGTGGTCGCGCGACTACGTCCTCACCTGGTTCCGGTCGGGCTCGGTCACGGTCGACCACCCGCTCGGGCAGTTCACCAGCGTTGGCGCGCGTCCGTTCCTCCTCCCGAACGAGACCTCGTACTCCTTCTCCATGACTCCCCACCGCCACGGCATCGTCGTCATGGAGGCGTCGTTCTTCGAGCGGATCGCCGCCGAGCGCCACGGCCGGCACCCGCAGCGCATCGTCTTCGACCACACGGCGGTGCCCACGGACGACCAGCTGGTCGACTGGCGCGCCACCCTCGGCGACGTCACGCCGGTGATCGTCAACCCGGCGACGCCGCCCGTCGAACGGCGCTCCGCTCAGGCCGCGCTGGTGCGGGCGGTCCTCGATCTGTTCCCGTGGCGCGCGGTCGACGTCCCCGATGCCGTCCGGACCGAGCGGACGAGGCGGCTCCGCCTCGCGGTCGAGTTCGTCCACGAGCACGCCGACCAGCAGCTCACCGCCGCCGACATCGCCGGAGCTGCGGACATGAGCGTCCGGACCCTCCAGCAGGTGATGAGCGACAACCTCGGCTCCAGCCCGACGACGTACCTCCGCGATGTCCGCCTCGACCGGGTCCGGCAGGATCTCCTGTCGGCGACGCCCGCGTCGGCGCGGGTCTCCGAGGTCGCCCGCCAGTGGGGCTTCGGCAACCTCGGCCGCTTCTCGTCGGCCTACGTCGCCCGCTTCGGCGAATACCCCCGCACCACGCTCGCAGGCTGA